Proteins found in one Acinetobacter sp. XH1741 genomic segment:
- a CDS encoding thiamine pyrophosphate-binding protein, whose protein sequence is MTERVNVGEAIARVLEAHQVDSIYGVISIHNLPIADAVGRREKMRFVAARGEAGAVTMADAHSRFKGLGVALTSTGAGAGNAVGSLIEAMNAGSPVLHLTGQVEREYLDRDASFIHETKDQLTFLRASSKAAFRITSPDNAVGVIREAIRVATTVPMGPVSVELPIDVQAAEIDLPLNLGPVKALELPQAEQDEIDLLVSEIKKAKRPIFWIGGGTLNSVAEVKAIADLGIPVVSSTHGRGVLPDDHPRSLGAFHNSAAVEQLLKDADLMVVVGSRLRSNETKTYSVEFPENIIQVDANPVAQQRNYKIRNFICGDAKDVLTRVLEQLQGTSKIDADYDAAVVAAKQSAIDALRKQIDQYALICDHLRAALPQDGIFVRDITMSGSTWGSRLFPVQAPNQNIHSLAGAIGLGLATAIGASVANPDKKVIGLVGDGGLMLGIGEIATMVQENTNMILMIMNDGGYGVMRGIQNNYFGGRQYFNELHTPDYKLLGESMGVKSWKVGSADEFKTVIQEAVAFEGPTVIELDMNSIGPLNFAGPPQKKLY, encoded by the coding sequence ATGACTGAACGTGTAAATGTAGGCGAAGCAATCGCAAGAGTTTTAGAAGCGCACCAAGTTGATAGTATTTATGGTGTTATTTCCATCCACAATTTACCTATTGCCGATGCGGTAGGCCGCCGTGAAAAAATGCGCTTTGTCGCAGCGCGCGGCGAAGCTGGTGCGGTCACTATGGCAGATGCACACTCACGCTTTAAAGGCCTAGGTGTAGCATTGACCAGTACAGGTGCAGGGGCAGGTAATGCAGTGGGTTCACTGATTGAAGCAATGAATGCCGGTAGTCCTGTACTACATTTAACAGGTCAAGTTGAGCGTGAATATCTCGATCGTGATGCGAGTTTTATTCATGAAACCAAAGACCAACTTACGTTTTTACGTGCATCAAGCAAAGCGGCATTTCGCATTACCAGTCCAGACAACGCCGTTGGCGTGATTCGTGAAGCCATCCGTGTAGCAACGACTGTTCCAATGGGACCAGTAAGTGTCGAGCTACCTATTGATGTACAAGCAGCAGAAATCGATTTGCCACTTAATCTTGGGCCAGTCAAAGCACTTGAGTTACCACAAGCAGAACAAGATGAAATTGATCTTCTTGTGAGTGAAATTAAAAAAGCAAAACGCCCAATTTTCTGGATTGGTGGTGGAACTTTAAATAGTGTTGCCGAAGTTAAAGCCATTGCAGATTTAGGTATTCCAGTGGTGTCATCTACGCATGGTCGCGGTGTGTTGCCGGATGATCATCCACGTAGTTTAGGTGCGTTCCATAACTCGGCAGCGGTTGAGCAGTTACTAAAAGATGCTGACTTAATGGTTGTAGTAGGTTCACGTTTACGTAGTAATGAAACCAAAACTTATTCGGTTGAGTTCCCTGAAAATATTATTCAGGTAGATGCAAATCCAGTGGCTCAGCAACGTAATTACAAAATTCGTAACTTCATTTGTGGCGATGCCAAAGATGTCTTAACACGTGTGTTAGAACAGCTTCAAGGAACCTCAAAAATCGATGCCGATTACGATGCTGCTGTAGTGGCGGCTAAACAATCTGCAATTGATGCACTACGCAAACAAATTGACCAATACGCTTTGATTTGTGATCACTTACGTGCGGCTTTACCGCAAGACGGCATTTTTGTACGTGACATCACCATGTCAGGTAGCACTTGGGGTAGCCGTTTATTCCCTGTACAAGCACCAAACCAAAACATCCACTCACTCGCGGGTGCAATTGGTTTAGGTCTTGCAACTGCAATCGGTGCTTCGGTTGCTAACCCTGACAAGAAAGTAATTGGTTTAGTCGGTGATGGCGGCTTAATGCTTGGCATTGGTGAGATTGCAACCATGGTGCAAGAAAACACCAACATGATCCTCATGATTATGAATGATGGTGGTTATGGGGTAATGCGTGGCATTCAAAATAACTACTTTGGTGGTCGTCAATATTTCAATGAATTGCATACACCTGACTACAAACTTCTTGGCGAATCAATGGGTGTGAAAAGCTGGAAAGTGGGTAGTGCAGATGAGTTTAAAACGGTTATTCAAGAGGCTGTCGCTTTTGAAGGGCCAACCGTGATCGAGCTTGATATGAACTCGATTGGGCCATTAAACTTTGCGGGTCCACCGCAAAAGAAACTGTATTAA
- a CDS encoding MFS transporter: MEQDLTLQDANYLNKEDKRTLALSSLGGALEFYDFVIYVFYAKIISDLFFPSTLSPFWAMLNTYGIFAAGYFFRPLGGVVMAHFGDLVGRKKLFSLSILLMALPTLFIGILPTFENIGYLAPLLLLLMRVVQGIAIGGEIPAAWTFVSEHVPERKIGLANGLLTAGLSLGILLGALMSLWISLNFSEGQIHDWAWRIPFIAGGIFGLVALYLRTYLKETPVFKAMQARKEISKEMPVKQVLKTHKTAVAIGMLFTWFLTGCVVVVILAMPNLLIGSFGFERAQTFEMQSAAIIMQMVGCILAGYFADRFGCGKVMMVGALAVALTAAVFYNSLGHAAHSTIFGLYMLLGLCSGTVGMVSSSMVKMFPAPVRFSGISFSYNLSYAIVGGMTLPLVHWLSQYSDIGAMYYIFALTILAFVTAFVFWNKFEKNRY, encoded by the coding sequence ATGGAACAGGACTTAACTTTGCAGGATGCGAACTATCTTAATAAAGAAGATAAACGAACCCTCGCCCTTTCTTCATTGGGTGGTGCTTTAGAGTTTTACGATTTTGTGATTTATGTATTTTACGCAAAAATCATTTCCGACCTGTTTTTCCCAAGTACGCTTAGTCCTTTTTGGGCCATGCTCAATACTTACGGCATTTTTGCGGCAGGTTACTTTTTTAGGCCGTTGGGTGGGGTTGTCATGGCCCATTTTGGTGACTTGGTCGGGCGTAAGAAACTCTTTTCACTTTCAATTTTGCTGATGGCACTGCCTACCTTATTTATCGGGATTTTGCCCACCTTTGAAAATATTGGGTATTTGGCACCGCTACTTTTATTACTTATGCGAGTGGTACAAGGAATTGCAATTGGGGGGGAAATTCCAGCCGCATGGACATTTGTGTCTGAACACGTCCCTGAAAGAAAAATTGGACTGGCCAATGGTTTACTCACCGCTGGGTTGTCTTTAGGAATTTTACTAGGTGCGCTGATGTCTTTATGGATTTCACTGAATTTTAGTGAAGGACAAATCCATGACTGGGCATGGCGTATTCCTTTTATTGCTGGTGGTATTTTTGGTCTGGTTGCACTTTATTTACGGACTTATTTAAAAGAAACGCCTGTGTTTAAAGCCATGCAGGCACGTAAAGAAATTTCAAAAGAAATGCCCGTCAAGCAAGTATTAAAAACGCATAAAACAGCTGTTGCAATTGGCATGTTGTTTACATGGTTTTTAACTGGTTGTGTGGTGGTGGTGATTTTAGCCATGCCAAATTTATTGATTGGTTCATTTGGTTTTGAACGCGCACAGACTTTTGAAATGCAAAGTGCAGCCATTATCATGCAAATGGTCGGCTGTATTTTGGCGGGCTATTTTGCTGACCGTTTTGGCTGTGGCAAAGTCATGATGGTCGGTGCGCTTGCAGTGGCACTCACAGCAGCAGTTTTTTATAACAGTTTAGGTCACGCCGCACATTCAACTATTTTTGGTTTATATATGTTGTTGGGTCTATGCTCAGGCACGGTTGGTATGGTGTCGAGCAGTATGGTTAAAATGTTTCCCGCGCCTGTGCGTTTCTCGGGCATTTCATTTTCATATAATTTGTCTTATGCCATTGTTGGTGGTATGACATTGCCTTTAGTACATTGGCTTAGTCAATATAGTGATATTGGTGCGATGTATTATATTTTCGCGCTCACTATTTTGGCCTTTGTGACTGCTTTTGTTTTTTGGAATAAATTTGAAAAAAACAGATATTAA
- the def gene encoding peptide deformylase — translation MSVVLPVAKRGEDILKLIAAPVSANELNSDWLYQLAAAMQATMLERNGVGIAAPQVYISKRVIIVASRPNPRYPDAPEMDAVVMVNPEILEFSNEVCLGEEGCLSVPDERGQVERAEMVKVKYLTLKGEVVETIFHGFPARIVQHEVDHLNGILFVERII, via the coding sequence ATGAGCGTAGTTTTACCTGTCGCGAAGCGTGGTGAAGATATTTTGAAACTGATTGCGGCTCCAGTCTCGGCAAATGAGTTAAACAGTGATTGGCTTTATCAGTTGGCAGCCGCTATGCAAGCAACCATGCTTGAGCGTAATGGTGTAGGGATTGCAGCACCACAAGTTTATATCTCTAAACGTGTCATTATTGTGGCGTCTCGACCAAACCCACGTTATCCAGATGCACCTGAAATGGATGCTGTGGTGATGGTAAATCCTGAGATTTTAGAGTTCTCAAACGAAGTTTGTTTAGGTGAAGAAGGCTGTTTAAGTGTGCCTGATGAGCGTGGACAAGTTGAACGTGCAGAAATGGTCAAGGTCAAATACTTAACGCTTAAGGGTGAGGTGGTTGAAACGATTTTTCATGGTTTTCCTGCTCGCATTGTTCAACATGAAGTCGATCATTTAAATGGAATCTTGTTTGTAGAAAGAATAATCTAA
- a CDS encoding glutaminase yields the protein MKTPLPEYLANVIEACDIDNSGHLADYIPELANANPDRLALAMSTVDGEIYSVGDDDVEFTIQSISKPFVYAYVLQQLGIDAVLAKVGVEPSGEAFNEISLGKDGRPKNPMINSGAITVHSLIQVKHGLHSAEILRRFMSELAGRELSFDESVYDSEVKTAYRNLSIGYMLRTVGILETDPVDIVNGYIRQCAIMVTVKDLVRMGSVLANGGVDPKTGKRLLNRSVVRQVLSVMMSCGMYDAAGDWLSTVGIPAKSGVAGGILGVLPGQVSIAAFSPRLDEHGHSIRGIDILERLSRDMGLHLMEGTPSAQTIVQSHYRTGKDASLSVYVLRGVLKFTEAEMLLRILQDETTDQSTIVIDLTQISLIHDVGKRMFLEGVDRLIDDGHTLVLVDPEQRLDHARTAKDRELHVYHDFDDLLEKHEIRTKKKTYSDIAALLNC from the coding sequence ATGAAAACCCCTCTCCCAGAATATTTGGCAAATGTTATAGAAGCCTGTGACATCGATAACAGCGGTCATCTCGCCGATTATATTCCTGAGTTGGCAAATGCAAACCCAGATCGATTAGCTTTAGCAATGTCTACGGTAGATGGCGAAATTTATTCGGTTGGTGATGATGATGTCGAATTCACCATACAGTCGATTTCTAAACCTTTTGTATATGCTTATGTTTTACAACAACTTGGCATTGATGCAGTACTTGCGAAAGTAGGGGTGGAGCCTTCGGGGGAAGCCTTCAATGAAATTTCATTGGGTAAAGACGGACGTCCGAAAAACCCGATGATTAACTCTGGCGCAATTACTGTGCATTCTTTGATTCAGGTCAAGCATGGTTTGCATAGTGCAGAAATTCTACGCCGTTTTATGAGCGAGCTTGCAGGTCGCGAATTAAGTTTTGATGAGTCGGTTTATGATTCGGAAGTCAAAACAGCTTACCGTAATCTTTCGATCGGTTATATGTTACGCACTGTCGGAATTTTAGAAACTGACCCTGTCGATATTGTGAATGGTTATATTCGCCAATGTGCGATCATGGTTACGGTTAAAGATCTGGTACGTATGGGCAGTGTGCTTGCCAATGGTGGGGTCGACCCTAAAACTGGAAAACGCCTATTGAACCGATCTGTGGTTAGACAAGTACTCAGTGTCATGATGAGCTGTGGTATGTATGATGCCGCGGGTGACTGGCTTTCAACTGTAGGTATTCCTGCTAAGAGTGGTGTGGCAGGCGGTATTTTAGGTGTGCTGCCGGGTCAGGTGAGTATTGCCGCTTTTTCGCCTCGACTAGATGAACATGGTCATAGTATTCGAGGTATTGATATTTTAGAGCGATTATCTCGTGACATGGGATTACATCTCATGGAAGGTACACCTTCTGCACAAACCATTGTACAAAGCCATTACCGTACAGGAAAAGATGCTTCATTAAGTGTGTATGTGCTTCGTGGCGTATTGAAATTTACTGAAGCTGAAATGTTGTTGCGTATTTTACAAGATGAGACAACTGACCAAAGCACAATCGTCATTGATTTAACTCAGATTTCACTGATTCATGATGTGGGTAAACGTATGTTCTTAGAAGGGGTAGATCGTCTGATTGATGATGGTCATACTCTTGTTTTAGTTGACCCAGAACAGCGATTGGATCATGCGAGAACTGCCAAAGATCGTGAGCTTCATGTCTACCACGATTTTGATGATTTACTAGAAAAGCACGAGATCCGCACTAAAAAAAAGACTTATAGCGACATCGCGGCACTTCTAAACTGCTGA
- a CDS encoding helix-turn-helix transcriptional regulator, with the protein MSDTLIQSDLSELVIGLSSEHSYREITPTHTHTRAQFLYASTGNIQVFTPNHVWIVPPMCALWIPANVEHSVISLSHVKLNTALVELNAAALMGQHCFIIRVSNLLHELLIRLNEIEREDTPNTATSQELSRSLQILIFEEIHRANLLPIQIPWPKDKRLLKICQELLHTPDHSKDLTDWADDIGASSRTLMRMFQKETGLSYRAWVQQMHIAIALSKIANGESIAQVSESLGYTNPSAFSAMFKRHLGKTPQQFRSAAMSL; encoded by the coding sequence ATGTCCGATACTCTTATTCAGTCCGATTTGTCTGAACTGGTGATTGGGCTATCTTCCGAGCATTCTTATCGAGAAATCACGCCTACCCATACGCATACACGCGCACAGTTTTTATATGCATCCACTGGAAATATTCAGGTTTTTACGCCTAATCATGTGTGGATTGTGCCGCCCATGTGCGCGTTATGGATTCCGGCAAATGTAGAGCACAGCGTCATTTCGCTCAGTCACGTGAAGTTAAATACGGCATTGGTTGAATTAAATGCAGCAGCTTTAATGGGACAACATTGCTTTATTATTCGAGTCAGCAATCTGCTTCATGAACTTTTGATTCGCTTAAATGAAATTGAGCGAGAAGACACGCCAAATACGGCGACGTCTCAAGAGCTATCACGCTCTTTACAAATTTTGATTTTTGAAGAAATTCATCGGGCCAATTTGTTGCCTATTCAGATTCCGTGGCCGAAAGACAAACGGCTCTTAAAAATTTGCCAAGAGTTATTACATACTCCTGACCATTCAAAAGATTTAACAGATTGGGCTGATGATATTGGAGCAAGTTCCAGAACTCTTATGCGCATGTTCCAAAAAGAAACTGGGCTGTCTTATCGGGCGTGGGTACAGCAAATGCATATTGCAATTGCTTTGAGCAAAATTGCGAATGGTGAATCTATTGCTCAAGTTTCAGAATCACTGGGGTATACAAACCCCAGTGCGTTCAGTGCGATGTTTAAGCGACATCTAGGAAAAACACCTCAGCAGTTTAGAAGTGCCGCGATGTCGCTATAA
- a CDS encoding MFS transporter — protein MTSSIQLKDGIANTVANDQPQGMIIKIVGAVAIAHLLNDLIQAVLPAIYPMLKANFLLSFAEVGLISFVYQITGSLLQPWIGLYTDKHPKPYLLPLGMVVTFCGIILLAFSPSFAVLLCASALIGVGSATFHPEASRVARMASGGRFGTAQSTFQVGGNTGTAIGPLLAALLIVPFGQHAVAGLVIIALLAIWVLFGVSRWTVSHAKSQMAARVTQAHSKLHGRKLIIALSTISVLMFAKFTYIASISNYFTFYLIQKFHISIQTAQLHLFAFLAAVALGTFAGGPIGDKIGRKAVIWVSFVGMAPFALMMPYANLFWTTVFSIIAGLVLSSAFAAMVVYAQEAVPGRVGMIAGLMFGLMFGVSGIAAAGLGHLADINGIEWVFGLCSFLPLLGFATAFLPNTKAK, from the coding sequence ATGACGTCTTCAATACAATTGAAAGATGGTATTGCCAATACCGTTGCAAATGATCAGCCTCAAGGAATGATTATTAAAATTGTAGGCGCTGTAGCGATTGCACATTTACTCAATGATTTAATTCAGGCAGTGCTACCAGCCATTTATCCAATGCTAAAGGCAAACTTTTTGCTGAGTTTTGCCGAGGTTGGCCTAATCTCGTTTGTATATCAAATTACAGGTTCGCTGCTACAGCCTTGGATTGGACTTTATACCGATAAACATCCAAAACCGTATCTTCTCCCACTCGGAATGGTCGTTACATTCTGTGGCATTATCTTATTGGCATTTTCGCCAAGTTTTGCTGTGTTGTTATGTGCATCTGCATTGATTGGGGTAGGCTCTGCAACCTTTCACCCAGAGGCTTCGCGAGTGGCACGAATGGCATCGGGCGGACGCTTTGGTACAGCCCAATCGACTTTTCAGGTGGGTGGAAATACGGGTACAGCCATTGGCCCATTATTGGCAGCTTTGCTGATTGTCCCGTTTGGACAGCATGCAGTTGCAGGCTTAGTAATCATCGCGCTTTTAGCGATTTGGGTTTTGTTTGGGGTAAGTCGTTGGACGGTAAGTCATGCAAAAAGTCAGATGGCTGCGCGTGTAACTCAAGCACATAGTAAATTACATGGTCGTAAGCTGATTATTGCATTGAGCACAATTAGTGTGTTGATGTTTGCTAAATTTACCTACATTGCCAGCATTAGTAATTACTTTACGTTTTACTTAATTCAAAAGTTCCATATCAGCATTCAAACTGCTCAACTACATTTGTTTGCCTTCTTGGCAGCCGTTGCTTTAGGTACATTTGCGGGTGGTCCAATTGGTGACAAAATTGGTCGTAAAGCAGTTATTTGGGTTTCATTTGTGGGTATGGCGCCGTTTGCATTAATGATGCCGTATGCAAACTTATTTTGGACAACAGTTTTCTCAATTATTGCGGGTTTGGTATTGTCGTCTGCTTTTGCTGCCATGGTGGTTTACGCACAAGAAGCTGTTCCAGGTCGTGTGGGTATGATTGCTGGTTTAATGTTTGGCCTCATGTTCGGGGTAAGTGGTATTGCCGCAGCAGGCTTAGGACATTTAGCCGATATTAACGGCATTGAATGGGTATTTGGTTTATGTTCATTCTTGCCATTACTTGGGTTTGCAACTGCATTTTTACCAAACACAAAAGCTAAATAA
- a CDS encoding aldose epimerase family protein, translated as MKKLVILGVAIYSFAQIANAATLNVKPYGTTQDGQKVDLYTMSNNKGVSVSFISYGGVITQILTPDAQGKQNNIVLGFDYLKGYEVTDTKEGIHFGGLIGRYANRIGNAKFSLDGKTYNLEKNNGPNSLHSGNPGFDKRVWQVKPLVSKGETVKASLKLTSPNGDQGFPGKLDVEVIYSLSDQNEFQIEYKAKTDQPTVVNLTNHSYFNLSGAGNNPYGVLDHVVQLNADRILVTDQNSLPTGQIASVTGTPFDFRTPKAIGKDIRANHQQLAYGYGYDQTWVINQKSHGKLNLAASVFDPKSKRTMQVLTTEPSLQMYTANHLLGNVVGANGVLYRQADAVALETQHFPDSPNQPSFPSTRLNPNQTYNSVTVFKFGVQK; from the coding sequence ATGAAAAAATTAGTAATTTTAGGTGTTGCGATTTATAGCTTTGCACAAATTGCAAATGCAGCAACATTAAATGTAAAGCCATATGGCACAACTCAAGACGGTCAAAAAGTTGATCTATACACCATGAGTAATAATAAAGGAGTCTCGGTTTCATTTATTAGTTATGGTGGTGTAATTACACAAATTTTGACTCCCGATGCACAAGGTAAACAAAATAATATCGTTTTGGGCTTTGATTACTTAAAAGGCTATGAAGTCACTGATACCAAGGAAGGTATTCATTTTGGTGGATTGATTGGTCGTTATGCAAACCGTATTGGTAATGCTAAATTTAGCTTAGATGGAAAAACGTATAATCTTGAAAAAAATAATGGCCCGAATTCATTACATAGCGGTAACCCCGGTTTTGATAAACGTGTTTGGCAAGTTAAGCCCCTCGTTTCCAAAGGTGAAACCGTTAAAGCTTCTTTGAAGTTAACCAGTCCAAATGGAGATCAAGGCTTTCCCGGAAAGTTAGATGTAGAAGTGATCTACAGTCTTTCAGATCAAAATGAATTCCAGATTGAATATAAAGCCAAAACTGATCAACCTACAGTCGTCAATCTTACCAACCACAGTTATTTCAACTTATCAGGCGCTGGCAATAACCCTTATGGTGTGCTCGATCATGTCGTACAACTCAATGCAGACCGTATATTGGTAACCGATCAAAACTCTTTACCAACAGGGCAGATTGCTTCAGTTACAGGCACACCTTTTGACTTTCGGACGCCAAAGGCCATTGGGAAAGATATTCGAGCCAATCATCAGCAGTTGGCTTATGGATATGGCTATGACCAAACTTGGGTGATTAATCAGAAGTCTCACGGAAAGTTAAATCTTGCAGCTAGTGTATTTGATCCAAAATCTAAACGAACCATGCAGGTTTTAACCACTGAACCAAGCCTCCAAATGTATACGGCGAATCATTTACTCGGAAATGTTGTTGGTGCAAATGGTGTGCTCTATCGACAAGCAGATGCGGTAGCGTTAGAAACACAGCATTTTCCAGACAGTCCGAATCAACCATCCTTCCCTTCTACACGTTTAAACCCAAATCAAACTTATAACAGTGTCACAGTATTTAAATTTGGTGTTCAAAAATAG